The DNA window GACGCCTGGGCGTCCTCGACGCCAGCGAATGCCCTCCTACGTTCGGAAGCTCGCCCACACAGGTCCAGTCCCGCATCGCGGGCGGACGTCGGGCGATGACTCAGGCCGTGGAAGGCGCCGAGGACGACGCCCAGGCGGGCGCCGCGGACGTGCGTGCATTCGCCGCGGGGCCCCACGATGTGGTGTGCGGCATCTCCGCGAGTGCCTCCACGCCCTATGTCCGAGGCGCCCTGGCCGAAGCCCACCGGCGTGGAGCACACACGGTGCTGGTGTGCTGCAACCGCCCCCGGACCCGCGCGGACGTGGACACGTTGGTGCTGGCGCGCACGGGGCCGGAGCTGGTTGCGGGCTCCACTCGGCTGAAGGCGGGCACGGCCACCAAGCTGATCCTCAACGCCATCACCACCGCGGCCTTCATCTCGCTCGGCAAGGTGTATCGCGGGCGCATGGTGGACGTGCGGCCCGTCAACGCGAAGCTGCGGGCCCGCGCCGCTCGCATGGTGGCCGAGTTGACGAACCTCTCCCTCCCCGAGGCAACCCGGCTGCTGGAGGCGGCGGGGGGCGAGGTGAAGGTGGCGGTGGCCATGCACTTCACGGGGCTCACCGCCCGCGCCGCTCGCAAACGTCTTCGGGATGACGGCCTGCGCGAGCTCGCCGAGCCCAGACGTAAGCGCGCGCACGCACGCGGCCCCACTTGAGGCTCCACCCCGGGGCCGAGCGTGGGAGGGCGTTCATAGATTGGGGGCATGCGGCTCCCATTTCCCGTCTCGGATTCTCAACGGCCACGCGTGTGCGTGGGACTCCTGTCCGGAACCAGCGCGGACGCGGTCGAAGCCGCGCTGTGTGAAATCACCGGCACGGGCGGCGGGGCCCGGCTGCGGCTGCTTTCCCACGTCTCCCTTCCCTTCCCGCCAGACCTCGTCACCCGCATCCTGGGCTCCCAGGACGCGCGCTCGCTGAGCCAGCTCGACTTCGAGCTCGGTGAGTACTTCGCGCGCGCCGCGCTCCAGGCCATCGAGCAGGCCGGGCTCTCGCCCTCGGACGTGAGCGCCATCGGCTCGCATGGGCAGACCATGGCCCATCACCCGCCAGGCGCGGCGGACATCCCCTCCACGCTCCAGATTGGCGAGCCCGCCATCATCGCCGAGCGCACGGGCCTGCCCGTCATCAGCGACTTCCGCACCCGGGATGTCGCGGCCGGAGGCCATGGCGCGCCCCTGGTGCCCTACTTCGACTGGGTGGCGTTCCGGAGTCCGGAGGCCCCTCGGGCGCTCCTGAACATCGGCGGCATCTCCAACGTGTCCATCATCGGCGCCCGGCTGGAGGACACCCTCGCCTTCGACACCGGGCCTGGAAACATGGTGCTGGATGGACTGGCGCGTCGCGTCAGCCAGGGGCGGCTGCCGTGCGACGTGGATGGGACGCTGTCGCGACAGGGCAAGGTGATTCCGGAGCTGCTGACGGAGCTGCTCGCGGACGCGTTCCTCTCCCGGCCTCCGCCCAAGAGCACGGGGCGCGAGCGCTATGGCGACACCCTGGTGGAGCGGCTGTGGACGCGCTACCCGGACCGGCCTCACGACGTGATGGCCACCGCGCTGGAGCTCACCGTGGAGAGCATCGCCCGGGCATACGAAACGTGGGGGGCGCCTCGCGCGCCGAGTCTCGAAGCCATGTATGTTTCCGGCGGTGGCACACGCAATCCTCGGCTGATGGAGCGGCTCGAGGCTCGCCTTGCCCCCCTTCCCCTCCGGCGGCTTGATACGCTGGGTTTTCCGGAAGGCGCGAAAGAAGCGGCGTTGTTCGCCTTGCTCGCGGCCGAATACCTCGTGGGGACTCCGGCGAATGTCCCGTCCGCAACTGGCGCGAAGCGTCGAGTCGTTCTAGGAAAGCTGACACCGTGAGCAGCGTGAATCTGATGGCCCGCGAGGTGGCCGCCAAAATCGTCTTCTACGGACCAGGACTGTCCGGGAAGACGACCTCCCTGCGGAAGATCTACGAGACCGTCCGCCCGGCCCACCGGGGCGAGATGATGTCCATCGCCACCGAAGGCGACCGGACGCTCTTCTTCGACTTCCTTCCCGTGAAGGTGGAGCGAGTGGGCGACTGCTCGGTGCGGCTCGCGCTGTACACCGTGCCGGGCCAGGTCTTCTACAACGCGACCCGGAAGCTGGTGCTCCAGGGCGCCGACGGCGTCGTCTTCGTGGCGGACTCGCAGCCGGAGGCGATGGACGCCAACCGCGAGTCGCTGGCGAACCTGGAGGAGAACCTCTTCGAGCACGGCATCCGCCTGGACCGCTTCCCGCTGGTGATGCAGTGGAACAAGCGGGACCTGGACAACGTGCTGCCCGTGGAGCAGCTCCGCCAGGAGCTCAACCCGCGCGGCGTGCCGGAGTTCGAGACCGCGGCCACCAACGGGCAAGGCGTGCTCGACACGCTCAAGGCCATCACCCGGCTGGTCATCAAGGACCTGCGCGCCAAGCGCATCGTCCCGCCGCCGCGTCCCGTGGCGCCCGTGGGGAGCCCCAAGCCCGCGGGCCTGGAAGCGCAGCTCACCCAGCACCTGCAACACCGCCAGCCTCCGTCCGTCTCCGTCCCCACCGGACACGGTCCCGCCGTGGCGATGATGCCCGCGCCCACGCCCGTGCCGCATCGCGCGTCGGGCTCCTTCCCCGCCATCGCGCCTCCGCCGCGCGTGGAGCCCGTGGTCGCGCCCGCGCCGGTGCCTCCCCCCGCGGCCGTCACGCAGGCGGGGCCCAAGTTGCTGGGCGCGGCGAGTGCGCTCGCTCCGGGCGACCTGTTCGACCACGCGCGCGCCGCCGAGGCCGCGTTCATCGCGGGCAACTACTCCACCTGCGTCACCGCGTGCGCGGATGCCATCCGGCGCGCGCTCGCCTACGCGGGTGAGGGCACGCTGGCGCAGCAGGCCTTCCTTCTGCGCGTGGACGGCGCGGACCTCTTGCGCGTCCAGGGACTGGGCAACCAGACCCACCTGCGCGTCGACGACGCGGCCTTCGCCCTCTACGTGTTGATGCAGACCTTCGTCCGCCTCAACGCGGTGGGCCTGCCCGCCTCCGAGTAGCGCTTCCCCGTGCAGCGAGCCTCCACACGCATGGAGGCTCGCCGCGGAGGGCGGAACGTCACCGGGGCGCGGTGAGCTGCAACAGGCCCATGCGCAGGAGCTTCGCCAACGTCTTGAGCGTCTCCAGCTCCCGCGCGGGGCTCGCCAGGACGATGGTGGACACATCCCACGTGCCACTCACCAGGCCGGCGATCTGCCGCTCCTCGGGCTTGAGCAGCGACATGCCCTGGGGGTCATGCACCACCATGGGAATCAACAGCGGCGGCATCTCCGAGTAGAGCGCGGCCACGTGCTCGCGCTGCACCAACCGGGCGAACTCGCGCACGCGCCGGTCCGCCGGGTCGCTCGCGAGCAGCGACGCGCAGACGATGCCCGCCGCGTCGTACTGGCCCTCGCGCATCAGCACCGCGCCCTTCTCCAACATCTCCGCGACGGGGTCCGCCTCCACCTGCGGCGCGCCATCCACCTCCACCAGCTTCGCCCGGAGCAGCTCATACACCCGCCGCGTCACCGACGAGCGCGACACGCCCATCGACAGCCGCAAGCGCCCCAGGTTGTGGGGCTTCGTGCACAGCCCCAGGATGATTCGATGCATCAGCGGCTGGCTGGGGCTGGGCGGCGTCAACGCGCGCACGCTCAACGCGTCGATGGGCAGCGCCTTGTCCACGTCCGGCTGCTCATCCACCCAGCGCAAGGACTCGAACAGGAGCTCGCGGATGCTCATGTCCGACGGCACCCAGTCCTCGCCCGAGCGGTCCGCGTCCTCCGTCCAATGGAACGTGCCTCGCCCCGCGATGGTCAGGTCCGTCATGGCCGCGAACAGCTCCTCTCGGCCCAGGTCGCGAATCCATCGCGCCTGGAGACCATGCACGTCGAAGGCGGCATCGACGTCCGGCGTCCGGGACAGCTCGTCGAAGGCCGCCAGCACCTTCGCGCCAGAGGCCAGCTTCGCCAGCGCCAGGAGCCGGGCAACGCGGCCTCGCAGGCCCTCGGAGGCCGTGGCCCCTACCTGTCCGGAGAGGAGGAAGAGCTTCCGCTCACCCGCCTCCCAGGAGAGTTGGAGCGTCCCCGTCTTGCGGGAGCTGTCCAGCCATTGAAGAAACTCAGGGAGCGGATAACTGAAGAGGTCGCCGTGGAGGGCCATGCGGGTTGTTTCGAGGATACAGTCCATGGCCGTGCGCGTCGCGGTCCTGTTCATCGACGGTGTCGGCATTGGCCGGAAGGACCCGGCCATCAATCCACTGGCGCACCGTGAACACCTGCTTTCCTGTTTCCAGGACGCCCCGGGCCCGCTCCTGCCAGCGGACGGCCGGTGTCTCGTCGTGGACCCGACCTTCGGCGTGGCGGGGAGACCCCAGTCCGCCTCCAATCAGACGGCCATCCTCACGGGGGAGCCCGCCCCGGTCCTCCTGGGCCAGCACGTGCTGGGCTACCCCAACGCCGCCCTGCGCGGCCTGCTCGCGCAGCGCTCCATCGTCAAGCGGCTGGGGGACGCGGGCCGCATCGCGACCTTCGCCAACGCCTACCCCGCCCCGTACCTGGACGCGCTGGCCATCCCCCGGCGCCCCACCTCGTCCCCTCCGGAGTTCACCCCGACCCCCTCGGCCGTGCGCCGCATGAAGCCCTCCGCCGCCAAGCTGGCCTTCGCCGCTGGCAACGTCCCCCTGCGCACGCTGGAGGACGCCCGGGCCGGAGACGGCCTCACCCCCGACATCACCGGCGCCAACGCCCGCGCGTACGGCCTGCCCGCCCCCGAGCGCACCCCCGCCGACGCCGCCGAGGTCTTCTGGCGCATCTCCTCCGGCGCGGACTTCACCTTCTTCGAGCACTACCTGGCCGACGAGGCCGGCCACGCCCAGGACTTCGCGGCCGCACACGCCGCGCTGGACACCTTCGACGCCTTCCTCCGCGCGGTGGTGGCCACGCGCCCCGCGGACACGCGGGTGCTGGTGTGCAGCGACCACGGCAACGTCGAGGACCTGTCCACACGCGGACACACCCTCCACCCGGTCCCCGTGCTCTACTTCGGACCACCCGCGCCGGACCTGGAGTCGTTCTCCACCGTCGCCGACGTGGGCCGCGCGGTGTTGCGTTGGCTGGGAGTGGAGTGAGGCTCGTGACGAGGCGTTGGATGCAAGAACACAGGCGCTTCGGTCCAGCCCTGCTCCTGGCCACGCTGGTGCTCGTCGCGGGCTGCGCTGCCCCACGGCGCTCCACCGTCGACCTCACGCCCATCCCCGCCGCGGCGTCCATGGACCCGGCGAAGACCCGTGACACGTCGACCGCCAGCGGCGCGCGCATCACCGTCGAGTTCCAGGACCGGGATGCCGCGGCCGCCTCGCAGGTCCACCTCGCCGTCGAGCGCGCCCTGCCGCGCCTGGCCCGCTGGGGCACCTTCGACGACTCCGTCACCATCATCCTCCACCCCAACCACGCCTCGCTGGAGCGCGCCGCCAACCGGCCCGACCACGACTTCCTCCGCGCCTGGGCCCGCTACGAGCAGATTGAACTGCAGAGCCCCCGCACCTGGACACTCATGGGTGCGAGCCAGGAGCAGGTGGACGAGCTGCTGCTGCACGAGCTCACCCACAGCCTGATGTACCAGGTGGCCTCGGACCGGCTGGGCTGGACACGCAAGCGCATCCCCATCTGGTTCCGCGAGGGCATGGCCTCGTACACCGCCGAGCAAGGCTACCGCGTCTCCTCCCTCGAGGACCTCGCCCGCTTCTGGAGTGCCAGGCCCTCGGCGGATCCCCTGACGCAGGCCGACGCCCTCTACCAGCGCGACAGCGACATCGTGTACGGCGCCGCCCACCACGCCTTCACCTTCCTGGTCCGCCGCTACGGAGAGCCCATCGTCCGAGGCGTCCTCCAAGGCATGAGCAAAGGACCGGACTTCAGCGAGGCCTTCACCCAGTCCGTCGGCATCCCCCCGGAGACCTTCCTCCGGGACTTCCGCCGCTACGTCCAATGGCGCGGCTTCAAGAGCGGGCGGACCTTCAGGCGCGTCGAACCTCCTACCCCCACCCTGTAGCCCCCCCACCCCCTACCTCCGGCCGCCTCCGCCACCCCCTGTTGCCCGGTTGCACTTTTCAGAACTGGACACTGGATACCGATAACAGACCGGTGGCAGAATTCCCGCCGCGCTGAAATCCACGCAGCGGGTGAGGTTGACCCGTACGGGGACGGACGGGAGGGGGTATCGATGGCCGAGCAGCCGCGGAACAGCCGGGAGCTGTCCGCCGAGGCAACGGACTCACGGACATTGTTGGAGCGACTCCAGCAATCGGCCGAGGTCCTGGAGCAACTCAGCATGACGCGGGCTCCGGGACTGCCGGAGGCCGCTCACGTGGCGCTGCGGCGGGAAGCCGCGGCGTTGCGGGAGCTGCGCGGAGACCTGGGGCTGTTGCTCACGAGCTGGTCGCTGCTCACCGACACCTCCCAGAAGCTGCTGAACCTTCCGACGGATGAGCTCCAGACGGGCGTCCATGGGGCGCTGGAAGTCCTCGCGCGGCACATCGACGCGCAGCGCGGCTACGTCAACCTGCTCTCCGACGACGGCGAGCACCTGGCGGAGAGCTACGAGTGGTGCTCGCAGGCCGTGCGCCCCCATGGACTGGCGGACCACCGGGGGCGGAGTGTCTCCGCGTTCCGCTGGACGCTGAGCGAGCTGCGCGCGGGCCGGGTGGTGGCGGTGACCAACACGGCGCGCCTCCCCGCCGAGGCCAGCGACGAGCAGCGCATCTGCGCCCAGCTCGGCGTCCGCGCCTACGTCAACGTGCCGCTGCTGCTGGCCGGAAGGTTGATCGGCTGGATGGGCTTCGACGCGGTGGATTCGCCGCGCGAGTGGAAGCTCGAGGAGCGCCACTTGATGCGCCTGACGGGCCACATGCTCGTCACGGCGGTGGAGCGCAGACGCCGGGAGGTGATGCTGCTCCAGGAGAAGGAGCGCGAGCAGCGCGAACAATCCCTGGGCATCCTCGCCGCGGGCCTGGCGCATGAAATCAACAACCCGCTGGCGTACACGGCGGGCAACCTGGAGTACCTGCGTGAGCGGCTGCCGGGCCCCTGCGCGCAATCCGACGACGAGTGCCGCCAGGTCCTCGACGAAGCGCTGGAGGGCACCCTCCGCATCCAGCGAATCGTCGCGGACCTCAAGTCGCTCTCGGCCGCCACCGCGGAGCCCGTGGAGCCCGTGGACCTGCGAGCCGTCGCGGAGAGCACGCTGCGGATGGCGGCCAATCAGCTCCGGCACCGCGCGCAGATCATCCGAGACTACCCGGTGGACGTGCCCCGGGTTCGCGGCACGACGACGAAGCTGGGCCAGGTGCTGCTCAACCTCCTGCTCAACGCGGCCCACGCCATCCCCGAGGGCCGCGTCTCCGAGAACCGTGTCATCGTCGGACTGCGCGCAGCGGCGGATGAGGTGTCGCTGTCCATCTCCGACACGGGGTGCGGCATCGCTCCCGAGGTCATGCCGCGCATCTTCGACCCGCTGTTCACCACGCGCCGCTCGGGCGACGGCATGGGCATGGGCCTGGCCATCTGCCGCGACATCATCACCGCGCTGGGCGGGCGGATTGACGTGCGGAGCGAGCAAGGGCGCGGCACCGTCGTCGAGGTGTTCCTGCCACGCGCGGACCCCCTCGCCCCCGTCGCGCAAAGAGTGGCCACTCCGGAGCCCTCCGTGGGCCGTCGGGTGCTCGTGGTCGACGATGAGCCTCGGGTGCTGGACCTGATGAAGCGGCTGCTGCGCGGCCACGAGCTCGTCACCGTCGCCAACGGCCGCGAGGCCCTGGAGTACCTCAGCAAGGACAAGTCCTTCGACGTCATCCTGTGCGACCTGATGATGCCGGAGCTGACGGGCATGGACGTGTACCACGCCGTCTGGAAGACCTGGCCGGGCCTGCACGAGCGCATCGTCTTCATCAGCGGCGGCGCCTTCACGCCCGAGACGAAGCGCTTCCTTCAGGACGTGCGCAATCCAGTGTTGGCCAAGCCCTTCGACGCCCAGAACCTGCGCGACGTGGTGATGGCCGCGGGGGCCTCGCGCCTCGACTGAGCACGGCGCGAGGATGCGCGCCCAGGCTCAGGGAGGAGACGGCTCCGCGACCAGCTCCACGCGGCGGCTGCGTGCGAAGCATCCGGGCGTTCCGTCGTCGCATGGAGGCAACTCGGCGCCTCGGGTCTCCAGGTAGAGGCGCGAGCCCTCGATGCCCATCGACTGGAGCATCGCGGCCACGGACTGCGCACGGCCCAGCCCCAGCGACGTGTTCACGGACTCGGGCCCCATCACGTCGGCATGCCCCTGGAGCCGGACGCGCAGGTGAGGACGCCGCTGGAGGCACTCCGCCGCGCGCAGCAACGCCTGCTCTCCCTCTCCGGAGATTCGAGTGTCGAAGAAGTCGAAGAAGACGGGCGCGAGCACACACGTGACGGGCAGCTCATCGGAGGTGAAGGCCGTGGCCGCGGGAGGTCGCGCGGAGCGGCGACGGGCCTCGGCGAGCACTTCGTCGACCACACGGGCCGCGACGTCCTCCGGGAGCGGGGCGTTCATCGCGGGCCCGTATTCGATGCCCACCACGGCTTCGTGCGGCTGCCCCATCACCAGGAACGACGGACGCTGCTGCCACTGCACCGTGATGCCGTCCTTCGCATAGGCCGTCGAGGTGATGCGCACCGAATCCCCCGGCCGTGCGTCGAGCGTGACGCGCGCTCGCATCACGAAGCGATAGCCCTCCACGTACGAGAAGACCGACGAGCGGCCCACATAGATGGCGGACACATCGAGCCAGCGCAGGCCCAGCGGCAGCGCGTACCTCGCACCGCTCGAGGCTTCACCCGGCGCCACGGAGGGCAGCGCACGTCCATCCAGCAGGTACTCGACGGAGACGAGCTCCCAGTGACTCCCCGGGCCGAGACGGTCCTCATGCACCATCTCAAGCGAGGCTTCGCCCGTCGCCCCCGGCTCCGCGTGCACCGTGGCGCCACCGAGCAGGACCCACAGCAGTCCGCACACCAAGAGCACCATGCGAGACCACGCGAAGCGGCTCCACGCCTGTCGCCCCATCCGGAGCGCTTCAGGCCGCGGTCGCATCACGACGCCTCGTTCATTCAGGGATTCCACTCGCCCCCCAGCGGACTTCACAGGGGGCGATTCTGCAACGGCCCACTCCGCCGCGCTACTCGCCTGACACGTCACCCAGCCAACAGGACTTCGCGTCCAGCACACCCTTCGAGCAGAAAGCATCCACTCGATTCCGACGCGGTGGGTTCCGCGTCGGAACGGGTCATTCCTCACCACACGCTACGGCTTCTCGCGAGGCGCCGGGGCCTGCGAGGCCGCGGGGCTGGACAGAATCGGCGGACGGTCCTTGCCCTCCACCGCGCGCTGGAGCTCGATCTCCTGGATCAACGCCGCGGGCGCCACCGTGGACACCGGCACGTTTCCACTCTCCGCGCCGCAGAAGCCATTGAAGACGCCCAGCTTCTGCCCCGTGGCCATGAGGCGGTTCACCGCCGACAGCGGCGTGCCGACAATCTCCACGCCGCGCACCAGCGTCTCCTTCCCCGTCTTCACATCCACCCGGTACACCATGCGCGGCACGCCCTTGAAGGCCTGGTAGCCATAGCTGGACGTGTTCGTGTTGCCTCCGGTGATGTCGCGGATGATGAGGCCATAGGGCTTGTCCTGCCGCTTCGCCTCCTCGATGAGCATCTGCTTCAGCTTCGCGTCGCTCACCTGCTTCGTGCTCTCCACCACCAGGTTCGCCATGCGCGCCACCGGCTTCAGCGTGCCCTGGCTGCGACCATGTCCGTTGGACTGGAGGAACCCATCCACGGGGCGGCGCCCCAGCAGGTAGTTGCGCAGCAGGCCCTTCTCCACCAGCGTCACGCGCTGCCCCTTCACGCCCTCCTCGTCATAGAGGTAGTACCCGTTGAGAGGCTCACCGCCCATCGTGCGCAGCGACGGGTCGTCGTGCAGGGACAGGAACGTCGGCAGCACCAGCTTCCCCACCTGGCCCTTGAAGGTCTTCCCCTCGTTGTCCCCGTCCTGCCGGTCACCCTCCAACCGGTGCCCCAGCGTCTCGTGGAACAACACCCCCGCCGCCTCCGGCGCCAGGATGGCCGGACCCGTGTACGGGTCGATGGCCGGCGCCTGCCGCAGCGCCAGCAGCTCCTCGATGACCTTCTCGGCCGACTCGCGCACGCGCGTGTCATCCGGAAGCCCCGCCTCCGTGGGCGCGTAGAAGTCCCGCGAGTTGTCCAACAACTGCCCATCCGGAGCACGCGTCACCGCCGAGACGTGGAGCCCATACAGCGTCTCCTCCGTCACCAGCCGCGAGCCCTCCGTCGACACGAACAGCCGCGTCACCTTGTCCGAGGTGACTCGCACCTCGGAGTCGAACAACTCTGGATGCGCGTTGAACCGCGCGGACACCTCGCGCGCCAGCTTCACCCAGCGCTCACGCTGGAAGGGCCGCTCCACCGGCGGCTGCACGTGGGTGCTCGGCTTCTCCTTCGTGAAGGACGCCGGACGCTTCGGGTCCTCCACCGAGTAGACGTCCTCGCCCTTCTTCTTCAGGTATTGGAAGAGGGCCGACTTGTACTTCTCGTCGGTGATGAGCCACAGCGCCGTGCGCAGCGCCAGCGGCGAGTCATCCAGCGGCCCTTCCTTGCGCGACGTGTAGCTGGTGCCCTTGGTGGAGAACGAGAAGTCCAAGCCCTCCGCGACCGAGCTGTCGAAGGAATAGTCCCCCACCCGCACGTCGACGTAGAGGCGGCGCTCGCGGTAGCCGTCGTCCATGAAGACGGCGCCATAGCGCGCGGCCACGACGTCCTGCGTGTAGTCCTTGAGCTGATAGCTCATGAAGTACGGCGGCTCGTGGCTCTGGAGCTTGAGCTGTTGATGATTGCGCGTCAGCTCGCTCGCCATGGCATCGAGCAGCGTCAGGCGTGAGTCCTGCGCGGGCGTCGCCGCCATCAACACGGCCGAGGCCGCCAGCAGGGGGAGGACGGGTTGGATGAGGGATGGCACGTCCCCCACCATACCCGAGCCACCCCATAAGACGAGCGGGTCCGCCGACTCCAGGTGCCCCTCCCGACACCTGGAGTCGAGGACCCCTGCCCGGAGGGTCGACATCCGGGCCCCTGCTCGCCGTCAGGCCTTCATCACCTTCTCACTGCCCTGCGTGACACCCTTCGTCGCGTTGCGCGTATCAATCACACACGAGGACCGCGCCACCACCGTGGCGTAGTCGATGCCGCTGTGGTCCGTGAGGATGAGCACCGCGTCATAGTCCCCGAGCGTGTCCGGATTGAGCGGCACGGACTTCAGCTCCATGTTGAAGCCGTGGCCCTTGTGCAGCTCCGCCACGTACGGGTCGTGGTACGCAATCTCCGCGCCCTTCTCCGCCAGCAGCGTCATGATGCGCAGCGACGGACTCTCGCGCATGTCGTCGATGTCCTTCTTGTACGCGGCGCCCAGGCACAACACGCGCGAGCCATTGAGCGTCTTGCGGCTCTTGTTGAGCGCCTCCATCGTCCGCTGCACGACGTAGTACGGCATCTGCCAGTTCACCTCGCCGGCCAGCTCGATGAACTTGGTGTGGAACTCGTACTCGCGTGCCTTCCACGTCAGGTAGAACGGGTCGATGGGGATGCAGTGCCCGCCCAGGCCCGGACCTGGATAGAAGGGCTGGAAGCCGAAGGGCTTCGTGCTGGCCGCCTGGATGACTTCCCACACGTCCACGTTCATCCGGTCGCAGAGCATCTTCATCTCGTTGACCATCGCGATGTTGACGCAGCGGTAGATGTTCTCCAGCAGCTTGGCCAGCTCCGCCACGCGCGTGGACGAGACGGGGACGACTTCCTTCAGCGCGCTGCCATACAGCGCCGCGGCCACCTCCGCGCACGCGGGCGAGAAGCCGCCCACGATTTTCGGAATCGTCTTCGTGTTGAAGTTCTTGTTGCCCGGGTCCTCACGCTCGGGGCTGAAGGCCAGGTGGAAGTCCACGCCCGCCTTCAGGCCCGTCTTCTCCAGCAGCGGCTTGAGCA is part of the Myxococcus landrumus genome and encodes:
- a CDS encoding nucleotide sugar dehydrogenase, with product MVGSPLLERIRRREAKVGVVGLGYVGLPLGMAFAEAGFPVMGLDVDRRKIDKIEKGESYIKHIPSAPLAELSKAGKLKATADFSKSKDLDCVIICVPTPLTASREPDMSYIIQTGESLSPYVRRGQLFILESTTYPGTTEEVLKPLLEKTGLKAGVDFHLAFSPEREDPGNKNFNTKTIPKIVGGFSPACAEVAAALYGSALKEVVPVSSTRVAELAKLLENIYRCVNIAMVNEMKMLCDRMNVDVWEVIQAASTKPFGFQPFYPGPGLGGHCIPIDPFYLTWKAREYEFHTKFIELAGEVNWQMPYYVVQRTMEALNKSRKTLNGSRVLCLGAAYKKDIDDMRESPSLRIMTLLAEKGAEIAYHDPYVAELHKGHGFNMELKSVPLNPDTLGDYDAVLILTDHSGIDYATVVARSSCVIDTRNATKGVTQGSEKVMKA